The DNA sequence TGTAGATGAAAAGCCAGCAAAAGATTTAGGCAAAACTTTGGAGACAATTGTCAAAGACTGGTGGCAATCCAAACCAGAACAACAAGCGAAGCAACCCCCAAAAACAGCCATCCTCAAACCTTATCCACCTTTAGCGGAACCGGAAGATAAACCCTGTGAATTTTGGTATCAACAGTTAGCAGGGTTTTCGCCAAACCCAATACAAAAAGAAATGTTTGAGGCTTTGGCAGAAGAAACTCCCGCTATTTTGTTAAAAGCTCCAACGGGTACGGGTAAATTAGAGAGTATTTTATTTGCTGCTTTAGCACATAATTATCGGCTATTTTTACCTTTACCGGCTCGCAGTTTATTAGAAGATCAAAAACAGCGCGTTGAAGAGTACCTTAAGAATTTTTCACAGCTTTATCCCGGTAAAGAATTTTCGCTGGTGGTTGATACTGGCTCCCAGATGCACCGCTGGGTCTATCAAAATGGTCAAGAAATTAAACGGAGGATTAATCCCCGCCGCCATCTTTACAAAGGTAATGTGATTTTAACGACTATCGATAAGTTTCTCTATCGCTATTTTGCTTTTGGAGACAAACAGAAGTCGTTTATTTTTCCCCTGCGGATTCACCAAGAAAAAAGTTTAATTTGTTTTGATGAAGCCCATAGTTATGATGATTTAGCTTTTACCAATTTTTCTAGTTTAGTTCGCTCGCTCTATGAAGCGGGACGGGCGATCGTATTAATGACCGCTACAATGCCCCCAGAACATCAGGAGCTTTTTGATTATCTGCGGGTGATTGATTATATTGCCAATCCAGAAAACAAAGAAAAACTCAGAAAATTTCAGCAGCAAACTTTAAACCAATCTTGTTTCAATGAAAAAACTTTTCAATGGTTGAGCGAAATTACACGCAATCCGCAAGATCCGAATGATTTTCAAACCCAGTTTTCCCAAGTTATTCTCAATGAATGGCACACAAACAGCGATCGCCGGATTATTGCGGTTGTGGAAACCGTTAAAGATGCGGTGGCTATTTATCAGCAGGTTAAACATGAGTTAGGTTCTCATCGTGACGCCAAAGGACAATTTTTATTTCTTTATCATGGCCGTATTTCTGACCAGCCTGCCAATCACGAATTTTCTCGTCCTAACCTTTACAAACGCCTAAAAAATCGAGATGACAGCAATCAATCTTATATTCTGATTACTACCAGCGCGATCGAAGTTGGTTGTGATTTGAATAGCCAAACGCTAATTTCTGAAATTTGTCCTCCAGAAAACTTAATTCAAAGAGCAGGTCGCTGTAACCGCCGAGGAGATGTGGCCAATGCTAAAGTTATTTTAGTGGGAAATTATATTCAAAATTTCGCGAATACTTTGAGTGAAACAGGATGGGAAAATTATCAAGAAATGTTGCGATCGCTCACTAAGTTTGACAGTGATAAAATTTGTGACTGTATTGCCCATAAACCTCATGTTGATGATTACCGAGTTGTCGAATTATTTTCGATGCTCCAGGACTATGTTTATGAAGCGGATTTAATTTGTCAAGCGGTTCACGATAAAGGCTTAATCATTACCCGCAGTTGGACACCTTCGGTGACATTGGTTTATGATGATGGTTCTGCCAACGAAAACATAGCAAAAATGCCTCAAGTTTCTGTACCCATTGATCGCTTTATGATCAAAGAGTCGGAAACAAGCAGTAATCTTTATGCCAATATCAAGGTTTATGAACGCTATTATAATCAAGAAGAAACTCGCTGGGATCTGCGGGATTTAACCTGGGGATTTGCTTATCATAAAGACATTATCATCAAAATCAATAAAACCCATGATGGTGGGATCACGCCAAATAATTTGCCACAATATCCTTACGATCCAGAAGTCGGTTTTGTGGAACTGCCTGGAGTGTTTATCAAGCCTAAATCTACTGGATTTGAGGAAAAATTGCTGTATCAGTTTGAAAGTGCCAATGGTAAAAAATCAGTAATTATTCGCTATATTAAGGCTTTATAACCCTCCAGTTAATTAATTCATCTGTATTGGTAATAGTTTTAATGGCGCGATCGCCCCCTAAGCGAAGCATTCGGGCTATCTCTGGCACACAAGCAAAATTTTTTACCCGAATGCTTCGCCCCTATAATATTCCATTGCCACCCTACAATTACCTTTTATAACCCAAAATAACCCTAAATCTTCAACCCAAAATAAGCCAATGCCTCACAGTCTTGTCCTGAACATCCAACCTAAATCTTGGATTCCTCCCCAATACCTCACCGGCAGACATTTACACGCCCTATTTCTCACCTTGGTCAGCGCAGCAGATCGAAAATTAGGTGACTATCTCCATGAGCAAAAAAATGATAAAGCTTTCACCCTCATTCCTTTACAAATTAGCGGAAAAATGCGAAGTTCATTCGGCATTGATTCGTTAGAATGGGAGTACGATCAAGGCATTAGTGGGGGGACTCATTGCTGGTGGCGGATTTCTTTATTAGATGATACCTTGTTTTCTCGCTTGACTAAACTTTGGTTGAATTTAAACCCAGAGCATCCTTGGCATTTAGGGCCAGCAGATTTACACATTACCAGTATTTTAGGCACGGCGCAACCTCAGCAACCTTGGGCAAATTTTAGCTCTTATTCTACTTTATATGAAAGGGCTTCCGATCGCGATCGCCAACTGGCTTTTACCATTGCCACACCGACCTCTTTTCGTCAGGGACAGTACGATGCCTCTTTGCCAACCAGGGATTGTGTATTTAATAGTTTGCTGCACCGCTGGAATAAATACAGTGGCATAGAGTTTTCCCCTGATTTGTTAGGGATAATTTTTCCCAGTTTTTTTAATATTCGTACCGAAGTAGTAGGGGATTCTCGAAGCACTTTTATTGGTTGTATTGGGGAGATTAGTTTCCGAATTTTGGGAGAGGTTGAAACCACTGCAATTAAACAACTAAATGCCTTGGCGGATTTTGCTTTATATGCCGGTTTGGGACGCAAAACTACGATGGGTATGGGAATGGTGCGGCGAGTTAATTTTCCTCTGGTTAATTGACCGTAAAAATAGGCATCTCTGTGAAATGCTCCCTAAAAATA is a window from the candidate division WOR-3 bacterium genome containing:
- the cas6 gene encoding CRISPR-associated endoribonuclease Cas6 — encoded protein: MPHSLVLNIQPKSWIPPQYLTGRHLHALFLTLVSAADRKLGDYLHEQKNDKAFTLIPLQISGKMRSSFGIDSLEWEYDQGISGGTHCWWRISLLDDTLFSRLTKLWLNLNPEHPWHLGPADLHITSILGTAQPQQPWANFSSYSTLYERASDRDRQLAFTIATPTSFRQGQYDASLPTRDCVFNSLLHRWNKYSGIEFSPDLLGIIFPSFFNIRTEVVGDSRSTFIGCIGEISFRILGEVETTAIKQLNALADFALYAGLGRKTTMGMGMVRRVNFPLVN
- the cas3 gene encoding CRISPR-associated helicase Cas3', whose protein sequence is MSKVKRDRDRPYNFARVFFPGNPNPIPHEVLFQPLGNHVGNVMKLVRDWNQDDFPFGSSFERVLEAAKIHDQGKPQRFAIDVNTDSQGNFKNYIYSFKGHRFLAASKKDAWTQALARGHHDFSVGNICRDTYTLKKEEKYAQLGNEDALGYAKELYILEMCDQIEAELACRIIGDETQAESRGFMDFTIAQDGSKLEYYIDPWPFTKDAIELNFESWAMRLNDLSEDDKNKLQKCVDEKPAKDLGKTLETIVKDWWQSKPEQQAKQPPKTAILKPYPPLAEPEDKPCEFWYQQLAGFSPNPIQKEMFEALAEETPAILLKAPTGTGKLESILFAALAHNYRLFLPLPARSLLEDQKQRVEEYLKNFSQLYPGKEFSLVVDTGSQMHRWVYQNGQEIKRRINPRRHLYKGNVILTTIDKFLYRYFAFGDKQKSFIFPLRIHQEKSLICFDEAHSYDDLAFTNFSSLVRSLYEAGRAIVLMTATMPPEHQELFDYLRVIDYIANPENKEKLRKFQQQTLNQSCFNEKTFQWLSEITRNPQDPNDFQTQFSQVILNEWHTNSDRRIIAVVETVKDAVAIYQQVKHELGSHRDAKGQFLFLYHGRISDQPANHEFSRPNLYKRLKNRDDSNQSYILITTSAIEVGCDLNSQTLISEICPPENLIQRAGRCNRRGDVANAKVILVGNYIQNFANTLSETGWENYQEMLRSLTKFDSDKICDCIAHKPHVDDYRVVELFSMLQDYVYEADLICQAVHDKGLIITRSWTPSVTLVYDDGSANENIAKMPQVSVPIDRFMIKESETSSNLYANIKVYERYYNQEETRWDLRDLTWGFAYHKDIIIKINKTHDGGITPNNLPQYPYDPEVGFVELPGVFIKPKSTGFEEKLLYQFESANGKKSVIIRYIKAL